From the genome of Ziziphus jujuba cultivar Dongzao chromosome 6, ASM3175591v1, one region includes:
- the LOC107430894 gene encoding calcium-dependent protein kinase 13 isoform X2, with translation MGNCCRSPAAVAREDVKSNYSGHDHGRRDSNAGKKAPITVLNGVPKENIEEKYLVDRELGRGEFGVTYLCIDRQSRELLACKSISKRKLRTAVDIEDVRREVAIMKHLPKNSSIVSLKEACEDDNAVHLVMELCEGGELFDRIVARGHYTERAAAAVTRTIVEVVQLCHKHGVIHRDLKPENFLFANKKENSPLKAIDFGLSIFFKPESEQGVAQAILRGLIDFKRDPWPNISDSAKSLVRQMLEPDPKLRLTAKQVLEHPWLQNAKKAPNVPLGDVVKSRLKQFSMMNRFKRKALRVIADFFSIEEVEDIKEMFRKMDTDNDGIVSIEELKSGLRNFGSQLAESEVQMLIEAVDTNGKGTLDCGEFVAVSLHLQRMANDEHLRKAFSYFDKDGNGYIEPDELRDSLMEDGADDCTDVANDIFQEVDTDKDGLISYDEFVAMMKTGTDWRKASRHYSRGRFNNLSMKLMKDGSLNLGE, from the exons ATGGGAAATTGTTGCAGATCTCCAGCGGCCGTGGCCAGAGAAGATGTGAAGTCGAACTACTCCGGCCACGATCACGGCCGGCGAGATTCGAACGCTGGTAAGAAAGCTCCGATCACGGTGCTGAATGGAGTTCCCAAAGAGAATATCGAGGAGAAGTATCTGGTGGATCGAGAGCTTGGCCGTGGAGAGTTTGGAGTGACTTACCTCTGTATTGACCGCCAGTCAAGGGAGCTACTGGCTTGCAAGAGTATATCGAAGAGGAAGCTGAGAACGGCGGTGGACATTGAGGATGTAAGGAGGGAGGTGGCGATAATGAAGCATTTGCCGAAGAATTCGAGCATTGTGAGCTTGAAGGAGGCTTGCGAGGACGACAATGCGGTGCATTTGGTAATGGAGTTGTGTGAGGGAGGCGAGCTCTTCGATCGGATTGTGGCGAGAGGGCATTATACAGAGCGAGCTGCTGCAGCTGTCACCAGGACGATTGTGGAGGTCGTGCAGCTTTGCCACAAGCATGGTGTAATTCATAGGGATTTGAAGCCGGAGAACTTTTTGTTTGCCAACAAGAAGGAGAATTCGCCTTTGAAGGCTATTGATTTTGGGTTGTCTATATTCTTCAAGCCAG AGTCTGAACAAGGTGTTGCACAAGCAATTCTTCGTGGGCTAATAGATTTCAAACGTGATCCTTGGCCCAATATTTCAGATAGTGCTAAGAGTCTAGTCAGGCAGATGTTAGAGCCGGATCCAAAGCTACGACTAACTGCAAAGCAAGTGCTTG AGCATCCATGGCTCCAAAATGCTAAGAAAGCGCCAAATGTGCCCCTTGGGGATGTTGTTAAGTCAAGGCTTAAGCAGTTCTCAATGATGAACAGATTCAAAAGAAAGGCCCTGAGG GTTATTGCTGATTTCTTCTCGATTGAAGAAGTTGAGGACATTAAAGAGATGTTTAGGAAGATGGACACCGACAATGATGGTATTGTTTCAATTGAAGAATTAAAATCTGGACTCCGAAACTTTGGATCCCAGCTTGCAGAATCTGAAGTTCAAATGCTTATTGAAGCT GTTGACACTAATGGGAAGGGAACATTGGACTGTGGAGAATTTGTTGCTGTTTCCCTCCACCTACAAAGAATGGCCAATGATGAGCACCTTCGGAAGGCATTTTCCTACTTTGACAAGGATGGCAATGGCTACATTGAACCAGATGAGCTTCGTGATTCATTGATGGAAGATGGAGCAGATGATTGCACAGATGTAGCGAATGACATATTCCAAGAAGTGGACACAGACAAG GATGGGCTTATTAGCTATGATGAATTTGTGGCCATGATGAAGACTGGAACAGATTGGAGAAAAGCTTCTCGACATTATTCAAGAGGAAGATTCAACAATCTAAGCATGAAGCTGATGAAGGATGGTTCTCTAAATTTGGGGGAGTGA
- the LOC107430894 gene encoding calcium-dependent protein kinase 13 isoform X1, protein MGNCCRSPAAVAREDVKSNYSGHDHGRRDSNAGKKAPITVLNGVPKENIEEKYLVDRELGRGEFGVTYLCIDRQSRELLACKSISKRKLRTAVDIEDVRREVAIMKHLPKNSSIVSLKEACEDDNAVHLVMELCEGGELFDRIVARGHYTERAAAAVTRTIVEVVQLCHKHGVIHRDLKPENFLFANKKENSPLKAIDFGLSIFFKPGERFSEIVGSPYYMAPEVLKRNYGPEIDIWSAGVILYILLCGVPPFWAESEQGVAQAILRGLIDFKRDPWPNISDSAKSLVRQMLEPDPKLRLTAKQVLEHPWLQNAKKAPNVPLGDVVKSRLKQFSMMNRFKRKALRVIADFFSIEEVEDIKEMFRKMDTDNDGIVSIEELKSGLRNFGSQLAESEVQMLIEAVDTNGKGTLDCGEFVAVSLHLQRMANDEHLRKAFSYFDKDGNGYIEPDELRDSLMEDGADDCTDVANDIFQEVDTDKDGLISYDEFVAMMKTGTDWRKASRHYSRGRFNNLSMKLMKDGSLNLGE, encoded by the exons ATGGGAAATTGTTGCAGATCTCCAGCGGCCGTGGCCAGAGAAGATGTGAAGTCGAACTACTCCGGCCACGATCACGGCCGGCGAGATTCGAACGCTGGTAAGAAAGCTCCGATCACGGTGCTGAATGGAGTTCCCAAAGAGAATATCGAGGAGAAGTATCTGGTGGATCGAGAGCTTGGCCGTGGAGAGTTTGGAGTGACTTACCTCTGTATTGACCGCCAGTCAAGGGAGCTACTGGCTTGCAAGAGTATATCGAAGAGGAAGCTGAGAACGGCGGTGGACATTGAGGATGTAAGGAGGGAGGTGGCGATAATGAAGCATTTGCCGAAGAATTCGAGCATTGTGAGCTTGAAGGAGGCTTGCGAGGACGACAATGCGGTGCATTTGGTAATGGAGTTGTGTGAGGGAGGCGAGCTCTTCGATCGGATTGTGGCGAGAGGGCATTATACAGAGCGAGCTGCTGCAGCTGTCACCAGGACGATTGTGGAGGTCGTGCAGCTTTGCCACAAGCATGGTGTAATTCATAGGGATTTGAAGCCGGAGAACTTTTTGTTTGCCAACAAGAAGGAGAATTCGCCTTTGAAGGCTATTGATTTTGGGTTGTCTATATTCTTCAAGCCAG GTGAGAGATTTTCGGAAATTGTTGGAAGTCCATATTATATGGCTCCAGAGGTGCTCAAGCGGAATTACGGGCCAGAAATAGATATATGGAGTGCAGGAgttattctatatattttattgtgtgGGGTTCCTCCTTTTTGGGCTG AGTCTGAACAAGGTGTTGCACAAGCAATTCTTCGTGGGCTAATAGATTTCAAACGTGATCCTTGGCCCAATATTTCAGATAGTGCTAAGAGTCTAGTCAGGCAGATGTTAGAGCCGGATCCAAAGCTACGACTAACTGCAAAGCAAGTGCTTG AGCATCCATGGCTCCAAAATGCTAAGAAAGCGCCAAATGTGCCCCTTGGGGATGTTGTTAAGTCAAGGCTTAAGCAGTTCTCAATGATGAACAGATTCAAAAGAAAGGCCCTGAGG GTTATTGCTGATTTCTTCTCGATTGAAGAAGTTGAGGACATTAAAGAGATGTTTAGGAAGATGGACACCGACAATGATGGTATTGTTTCAATTGAAGAATTAAAATCTGGACTCCGAAACTTTGGATCCCAGCTTGCAGAATCTGAAGTTCAAATGCTTATTGAAGCT GTTGACACTAATGGGAAGGGAACATTGGACTGTGGAGAATTTGTTGCTGTTTCCCTCCACCTACAAAGAATGGCCAATGATGAGCACCTTCGGAAGGCATTTTCCTACTTTGACAAGGATGGCAATGGCTACATTGAACCAGATGAGCTTCGTGATTCATTGATGGAAGATGGAGCAGATGATTGCACAGATGTAGCGAATGACATATTCCAAGAAGTGGACACAGACAAG GATGGGCTTATTAGCTATGATGAATTTGTGGCCATGATGAAGACTGGAACAGATTGGAGAAAAGCTTCTCGACATTATTCAAGAGGAAGATTCAACAATCTAAGCATGAAGCTGATGAAGGATGGTTCTCTAAATTTGGGGGAGTGA